One stretch of Saccharopolyspora erythraea DNA includes these proteins:
- a CDS encoding EsaB/YukD family protein, producing the protein MTPPQATGTLTRLTLAAPWRRVDLVLPSETPLGELLPEIVRLLGYQTAESPEAYRLSLFDGRVVELDQSLRSAAVPDGALLRVDRISEAPMPAVVHDVTDEVADDLDRRPGRWGDDARRWLATAVVSGAAVWATLLAAPTAPPLVLVAAGLVALVGGTALALPGARVVGTAVLVAGAATTATAVPHWLAEWPLRSLAWAVLVGLTVLAAGAANGRLRAGATGAGTLLGLLVLWAVPSALHLPPERTATLLAIISTVTLGLLPRLALVTSGLTRLDDQQLGERPTTRGSVRAAVDSAHRGLALAVVFAAASAALAGWTLAHAANGWAVALACLLGVTTCLRARACPLTAEVVSLTAATLVVVVGLVSNWLLVAPAQWWGGVLVAVAVLGIGFAALAYRPPAHVRARARQLADRVEGIAVVAMVPVAVGVFGVYERLLQSF; encoded by the coding sequence ATGACCCCGCCGCAGGCGACCGGAACGCTCACCCGCCTGACCCTCGCGGCCCCGTGGCGCCGGGTCGACCTCGTCCTGCCCTCCGAGACCCCGCTGGGCGAACTGCTGCCCGAGATCGTGCGGCTGCTCGGCTACCAGACGGCCGAGTCGCCCGAGGCGTATCGCCTGTCGCTGTTCGACGGCCGGGTCGTCGAGCTCGACCAGAGCCTGCGCTCGGCCGCTGTGCCCGACGGTGCGCTGCTGCGCGTCGACCGGATCAGCGAGGCGCCGATGCCCGCGGTGGTCCACGACGTGACCGACGAGGTCGCCGACGACCTGGACCGCCGGCCCGGCCGCTGGGGTGACGACGCCCGGCGCTGGCTGGCGACCGCGGTCGTCTCCGGCGCGGCGGTCTGGGCCACGCTGCTCGCGGCGCCGACCGCACCCCCGCTCGTGCTGGTGGCCGCCGGGCTGGTCGCGCTCGTCGGCGGCACCGCGCTCGCGCTGCCCGGCGCCCGCGTGGTCGGCACGGCGGTGCTGGTCGCGGGTGCCGCGACCACCGCTACCGCGGTTCCGCACTGGCTGGCCGAGTGGCCGCTGCGCTCGCTGGCCTGGGCTGTGCTGGTCGGGTTGACGGTGCTGGCGGCCGGCGCCGCCAACGGCCGGTTGCGGGCGGGTGCGACCGGCGCGGGCACGCTCCTCGGCCTCCTCGTGCTCTGGGCGGTGCCCAGCGCGTTGCACCTTCCCCCGGAACGGACCGCGACGCTGCTCGCGATCATCTCGACCGTCACGCTCGGTCTGCTGCCCAGGCTCGCACTGGTGACCTCCGGGCTGACCCGGCTCGACGACCAGCAGCTCGGCGAGCGGCCGACGACCCGCGGCTCGGTCCGCGCCGCGGTCGACTCCGCGCACCGGGGCCTCGCGCTGGCCGTGGTGTTCGCGGCCGCCTCGGCCGCGCTCGCGGGCTGGACGCTCGCGCACGCCGCCAACGGCTGGGCGGTCGCGCTGGCCTGCCTGCTGGGCGTCACCACGTGCCTGCGCGCCCGTGCCTGCCCGCTCACCGCCGAGGTGGTGAGCCTGACCGCCGCGACGCTGGTGGTCGTCGTCGGACTGGTGAGCAACTGGCTGCTCGTCGCGCCGGCGCAGTGGTGGGGCGGCGTGCTGGTGGCGGTCGCGGTGCTGGGCATCGGCTTCGCGGCGCTGGCCTACCGGCCGCCCGCGCACGTGCGGGCCCGCGCCCGGCAGCTCGCGGACCGCGTCGAGGGCATCGCGGTGGTGGCGATGGTCCCGGTCGCCGTCGGCGTCTTCGGTGTCTACGAACGCCTGCTGCAAAGTTTCTGA
- a CDS encoding YccF domain-containing protein, which yields MRLLLNIVWLIFGGLLMALGYVVAGAVLAITVVGIPFAIASFRMANFALWPFGRRLVDEPDAGAFSTVGNVLWVVLAGWWLALGHIVTGLAQCVTIIGIPLGIANFKLVPVSLFPLGKRIVDADAQRLYHVH from the coding sequence ATGAGGTTGTTGCTCAACATCGTCTGGCTCATCTTCGGCGGCCTGCTGATGGCGCTGGGCTACGTGGTGGCCGGTGCCGTGCTGGCCATCACGGTCGTGGGAATCCCGTTCGCGATCGCCTCGTTCCGGATGGCCAACTTCGCGCTGTGGCCGTTCGGCAGGCGACTGGTCGACGAGCCCGACGCGGGCGCGTTCTCGACGGTCGGCAACGTCCTGTGGGTGGTGCTGGCGGGATGGTGGCTGGCGCTCGGGCACATCGTCACCGGCCTGGCGCAGTGCGTGACGATCATCGGCATCCCGCTCGGCATCGCGAACTTCAAGCTGGTGCCGGTGTCGCTGTTCCCGCTGGGCAAGCGCATCGTCGACGCCGACGCGCAGCGGCTCTACCACGTGCACTGA
- a CDS encoding PhzF family phenazine biosynthesis protein: MRAYVVDSFTDRAFSGNPAGVVLLDAPADAAWMQSVAAELKHSETAFVVVGGDAPAKPLRWFTPDTEVPLCGHATLATAHVLGGDQLFDTASGELRCTAGEDGWIEMDFPADVAEPVEPPEELTAGLPGITIEEVAEGATKLLVRAASAAEVRALHPDFDALVQVPKPGVVVTAPGDHDGVDFVSRVFAPRVGIPEDPVTGSAHCTLAAWWSVRLDRTGHGAEFVGEQASARGGTVRMSLRGDRVGLRGRAVTVLEGELLA, encoded by the coding sequence GTGCGCGCCTACGTCGTCGACTCCTTCACGGACCGAGCCTTCAGCGGCAACCCGGCCGGGGTGGTGCTGCTCGACGCGCCGGCCGACGCGGCGTGGATGCAGTCGGTCGCGGCGGAGCTGAAGCACTCCGAGACCGCGTTCGTCGTGGTGGGCGGCGACGCGCCCGCCAAACCGCTGCGCTGGTTCACCCCGGACACCGAGGTGCCCCTGTGCGGGCACGCGACCCTGGCCACCGCGCACGTCCTCGGCGGCGACCAGCTGTTCGACACCGCCAGCGGGGAGCTGCGCTGCACCGCGGGCGAGGACGGCTGGATCGAGATGGACTTCCCCGCCGACGTGGCCGAACCGGTCGAGCCGCCGGAGGAGCTGACCGCGGGACTGCCCGGCATCACCATCGAGGAGGTCGCAGAGGGCGCCACGAAGCTGCTGGTGCGGGCGGCGTCGGCGGCGGAGGTGCGGGCGTTGCACCCCGACTTCGACGCGCTGGTGCAGGTGCCCAAGCCGGGCGTGGTCGTGACCGCCCCCGGCGACCACGACGGCGTCGACTTCGTCAGCCGGGTCTTCGCGCCCCGGGTCGGCATCCCGGAGGACCCGGTCACCGGCTCCGCGCACTGCACGCTGGCCGCGTGGTGGTCGGTCCGCCTCGACCGCACCGGCCACGGCGCCGAGTTCGTCGGCGAGCAGGCTTCGGCACGCGGCGGCACGGTGCGGATGAGCCTGCGCGGCGACCGCGTCGGCCTGCGCGGCCGAGCCGTCACGGTCCTCGAGGGCGAACTGCTGGCGTGA
- a CDS encoding MinD/ParA family ATP-binding protein, with the protein MSTSDHTPGGQPGPPAGRPWRGGATERPPWEKDADADTTQRIPPVQDTPAGQQNTGARPQSAAPGQPGTGQQSPATEQQGMAPGQQQPPPGQQPATPPNATSGRPGPSAPGPVVPPGPAAPPHRGAVPPPSQQPTVRHAPSQQPTVKHPVRPGAFASPQHEQPPPRLPSSPGKSNELVGRVPHGDSAARRIGRAVVRAFSSTKQPRELEEILTAVQAPITTGRRIAVTSVRGGAGKTAVAAMLGSVFAGRRAEPVLAVDADPDAGSLAWRLGVESAMTLPGLAPALQTASGQDLSSVDRLLPRTSRGLWVVPGGGAAQPQLARDVTRALSRLFAVAVLDCATGMNNPAAGAVLSDAHAVVVVAPASPDGVRTTAEALTRIGPAALQHVVVALNAVDRTGAAALRTEQALSLFSQLGLPAVVLPHDRHAGAGGPIDPGRLAEPTVTEVSRLAAWSLRRARPL; encoded by the coding sequence GTGTCCACTTCGGACCACACGCCCGGCGGGCAGCCGGGGCCGCCGGCCGGACGGCCGTGGCGCGGTGGCGCGACCGAACGCCCGCCGTGGGAGAAGGACGCCGACGCCGACACCACGCAGCGCATTCCGCCGGTCCAGGACACACCCGCGGGGCAGCAGAACACCGGAGCGCGCCCGCAGAGCGCTGCGCCGGGGCAGCCTGGGACGGGGCAACAGAGCCCGGCGACGGAGCAGCAGGGCATGGCGCCGGGGCAGCAGCAGCCACCGCCGGGCCAACAGCCGGCGACTCCTCCGAACGCGACGTCAGGACGCCCGGGGCCCTCGGCGCCGGGCCCGGTCGTCCCGCCCGGCCCGGCCGCGCCGCCGCACCGCGGTGCCGTTCCGCCGCCGTCCCAGCAGCCGACCGTCCGGCACGCGCCGTCGCAGCAACCCACGGTCAAACACCCAGTCAGGCCAGGGGCCTTCGCGTCGCCCCAGCACGAGCAGCCGCCGCCCCGGCTGCCGTCGTCGCCGGGCAAGTCGAACGAGCTGGTCGGTCGCGTGCCGCACGGCGACTCCGCCGCCCGCCGCATCGGCCGCGCGGTCGTGCGCGCGTTCTCCAGCACCAAGCAGCCGCGCGAGCTGGAGGAGATCCTCACCGCGGTCCAGGCGCCGATCACCACCGGCCGCCGGATCGCGGTGACCTCGGTGCGCGGCGGCGCGGGCAAGACCGCGGTGGCCGCGATGCTCGGTTCGGTGTTCGCAGGCCGGCGGGCCGAACCGGTGCTCGCCGTGGACGCCGACCCGGATGCCGGTTCGCTGGCCTGGAGGCTCGGCGTCGAGTCGGCGATGACCCTGCCGGGCCTGGCACCCGCCCTCCAGACCGCCAGCGGTCAGGACCTCTCCAGCGTCGACCGGCTGCTGCCGCGCACCTCCCGCGGTCTGTGGGTGGTGCCCGGCGGAGGAGCCGCGCAGCCGCAGCTCGCGCGCGATGTCACGCGTGCGCTGTCGCGCCTGTTCGCGGTCGCCGTGCTGGACTGCGCGACCGGCATGAACAACCCCGCGGCCGGCGCGGTGCTGTCCGACGCGCACGCCGTGGTCGTGGTCGCGCCCGCGAGCCCGGACGGTGTGCGCACCACCGCCGAGGCGCTGACGCGCATCGGCCCGGCCGCGCTGCAGCACGTCGTCGTCGCGCTCAACGCGGTGGACCGCACCGGCGCTGCGGCGCTGCGGACCGAGCAGGCGTTGTCGCTGTTCTCCCAGCTCGGGCTGCCCGCGGTGGTGCTGCCCCACGACCGCCACGCCGGTGCGGGCGGCCCGATCGACCCCGGCAGGCTGGCCGAACCGACCGTCACCGAGGTTTCCCGGCTCGCGGCGTGGTCACTGCGCCGGGCCCGGCCGCTGTAG
- a CDS encoding AMP-binding protein, producing the protein MPAELSYASGTSDVPLLGDTIGGNLDRTAARFPERDALIEHATGRRWSYREFVADVDALALGLLGAGVTKGDRVGIWSPNRAEWTLVQYATAKIGAILVNINPSYRVHELEYVLNQAGIRMLVSARAFKTSDYVSMVEQVRAKCAALEQVVFLDGGEWDALFDRDGDPARLAAIELSADDPINIQYTSGTTGFPKGATLSHHNILNNGFFVGELCRYTEADRVCIPVPFYHCFGMVMGNLACTSHGAAMVIPSEGFDPRTALAAAAEERCTSLYGVPTMFIAELDHPEFAEFDLSSLRTGIMAGSPCPVEVMKQVIDRMGMAEVAICYGMTETSPVSTQTRADDSLERRVSTVGRVGPHLEVKIVDPATGLTVPRGVPGELCTRGYSVMLGYWEQADKTAEVIDAARWMHTGDLAVMDADDYVGITGRIKDMVIRGGENVYPREIEEFLYTHPDILDAQVIGVPDPRYGEELMAWVRLREGAAELTAEALREFCTGKLAHYKIPRYVHVVEEFPMTVTGKVRKIEMREEAKRLLGLDT; encoded by the coding sequence ATGCCTGCCGAACTCAGCTATGCCTCGGGGACCTCCGACGTGCCGCTGCTCGGCGACACCATCGGCGGGAACCTCGACCGGACGGCCGCCAGGTTCCCGGAGCGCGACGCGCTCATCGAGCACGCGACCGGACGCCGCTGGAGCTACCGCGAGTTCGTGGCCGATGTGGACGCCCTCGCGCTCGGCCTCCTCGGCGCGGGCGTCACCAAGGGCGACCGGGTGGGCATCTGGTCGCCGAACCGGGCCGAGTGGACGCTCGTGCAGTACGCGACGGCGAAGATCGGCGCGATCCTGGTCAACATCAACCCGTCGTACCGGGTTCACGAGCTGGAGTACGTGCTCAACCAGGCCGGGATCCGGATGCTGGTCTCCGCGCGGGCGTTCAAGACCTCCGACTACGTGTCGATGGTCGAGCAGGTGCGGGCGAAGTGCGCGGCGCTGGAGCAGGTCGTGTTCCTCGACGGCGGCGAGTGGGACGCGCTGTTCGACCGCGACGGCGACCCGGCGCGGCTGGCCGCGATCGAGCTCTCGGCCGACGACCCGATCAACATCCAGTACACCTCGGGCACGACCGGCTTCCCCAAGGGCGCGACGCTGTCGCACCACAACATCCTCAACAACGGCTTCTTCGTCGGCGAGCTGTGCCGCTACACCGAGGCCGACCGGGTGTGCATCCCGGTGCCCTTCTACCACTGCTTCGGCATGGTCATGGGCAACCTGGCCTGCACCAGCCACGGCGCGGCGATGGTCATCCCGTCGGAGGGCTTCGACCCGCGCACCGCGCTGGCCGCGGCCGCCGAGGAGCGCTGCACCTCGCTCTACGGCGTGCCGACGATGTTCATCGCCGAGCTCGACCACCCGGAGTTCGCCGAGTTCGACCTGTCGTCGCTGCGCACCGGGATCATGGCCGGGTCGCCCTGCCCGGTCGAGGTGATGAAGCAGGTCATAGACCGGATGGGCATGGCGGAGGTGGCGATCTGCTACGGCATGACCGAGACCTCGCCGGTGTCGACCCAGACCCGCGCCGACGACTCGCTGGAGCGGCGGGTGTCCACCGTGGGCCGGGTCGGGCCGCACCTGGAGGTCAAGATCGTCGACCCGGCGACCGGACTGACCGTGCCGCGCGGCGTGCCCGGCGAGCTGTGCACGCGCGGGTACTCGGTGATGCTGGGCTACTGGGAGCAGGCCGACAAGACGGCCGAGGTCATCGACGCCGCGCGCTGGATGCACACCGGCGACCTGGCCGTGATGGACGCCGACGACTACGTGGGCATCACCGGCCGGATCAAGGACATGGTGATCCGGGGCGGGGAGAACGTCTACCCGCGGGAGATCGAGGAGTTCCTCTACACCCACCCGGACATCCTCGACGCGCAGGTCATCGGGGTCCCGGACCCGCGCTACGGCGAGGAGCTGATGGCCTGGGTGCGGCTGCGGGAGGGCGCGGCGGAGCTGACCGCCGAAGCGCTGCGCGAGTTCTGCACCGGCAAGCTCGCGCACTACAAGATCCCGCGCTACGTGCACGTGGTCGAGGAGTTCCCGATGACCGTCACGGGCAAGGTCCGCAAGATCGAGATGCGGGAGGAGGCCAAGCGCCTGCTCGGCCTCGACACCTGA
- a CDS encoding HAD-IIA family hydrolase — MDMDGVLVHEEHMVPGADTFLNALGEHGIPFMVFTNNSIYTPRDLRARLHRTGLDVPEEAIWTSALATAQFLEKQRPGGSAFVVGESGLTTALHNIGYVLTDREPDYVILGETRTYSFEAITKAIRLVEGGARFIATNPDEKGPSREGTLPATGAVAALIERVTGRAPYYVGKPNPLMMRSALRQLGVHSENTLMIGDRMDTDVRSGLESGLQTILVLSGISDEHTAELFPYRPTKVVRSIADLIDHVKDPFWA; from the coding sequence ATGGACATGGACGGCGTGCTCGTGCACGAGGAGCACATGGTGCCCGGCGCGGACACCTTCCTCAACGCACTGGGCGAGCACGGCATCCCGTTCATGGTGTTCACCAACAACTCGATCTACACCCCGCGCGACCTGCGTGCCAGGCTGCACCGCACCGGCCTCGACGTGCCGGAGGAGGCGATCTGGACCTCAGCGCTGGCCACCGCCCAGTTCCTGGAGAAGCAGCGGCCCGGGGGCTCGGCCTTCGTCGTCGGCGAGTCCGGGCTGACCACCGCGCTGCACAACATCGGTTACGTCCTCACCGACCGCGAGCCCGACTACGTCATCCTCGGCGAGACCAGGACCTACAGCTTCGAGGCGATCACCAAGGCGATCCGGCTGGTCGAGGGGGGCGCCAGGTTCATCGCCACCAACCCCGACGAGAAGGGCCCGAGCCGGGAGGGCACGCTGCCCGCCACCGGCGCGGTCGCCGCGCTGATCGAGCGGGTCACCGGGCGGGCGCCGTACTACGTCGGCAAGCCGAACCCGCTGATGATGCGGTCGGCGCTGCGTCAGCTCGGGGTGCACTCGGAGAACACGCTGATGATCGGCGACCGGATGGACACCGACGTCCGTTCGGGGCTGGAGTCCGGGCTCCAGACGATCCTGGTCCTCTCGGGCATCTCCGACGAGCACACCGCGGAGCTGTTCCCGTACCGGCCGACCAAGGTCGTGCGTTCCATCGCCGACCTGATCGACCACGTCAAGGACCCCTTCTGGGCCTGA
- a CDS encoding sulfate/molybdate ABC transporter ATP-binding protein — MSLRADIEVRRDEFALTAELAVAPGRVLAVLGPNGAGKSTLLSALSGLLTPDRGRIELGGHLWLDTERRVRVPTHRRGVGLLAQNALLFPYLTALENVAFGPRASGVGKAEARRTAAHWLSEVDAAELADRKPGQLSGGQAQRVALARALAADPKLLLLDEPLAALDIDAAPAMRGLLHRVLRRQQRPTVLVTHDVLDAVVLADELVVLLDGRIVEAGPTRQVLSRPKEAFTARIAGLNLLPGVAADGGLELVGGTTASVAVEPGDAGAGGPEAPGAAGQGGATVALHGRVAEPLEAGEPAAAVFAPSAVAVHRDRPYGSPRNTIPVRLTGLEPRGDVVRVRGAVRDCPLAADVTPAAVADLSLVPGDEVWFVVKAAEVAIHPVSGGSSGS; from the coding sequence ATGAGCCTGCGGGCCGACATCGAGGTGCGGCGCGACGAGTTCGCGCTCACCGCTGAGCTGGCCGTCGCGCCGGGCAGGGTCCTGGCGGTGCTCGGACCAAACGGGGCTGGCAAGTCGACGCTGCTGTCGGCGCTGTCCGGCCTGCTCACACCCGACCGGGGACGCATCGAGCTGGGCGGGCACTTGTGGCTCGACACCGAGCGCCGCGTCCGGGTGCCGACGCACCGCCGCGGCGTCGGGCTCCTCGCGCAGAACGCGCTGCTCTTCCCGTACCTGACGGCCCTGGAGAACGTCGCTTTCGGACCCCGTGCGTCCGGAGTGGGCAAGGCCGAGGCCCGGCGGACGGCCGCGCACTGGCTGTCCGAAGTGGACGCCGCGGAGCTCGCCGACCGCAAGCCAGGGCAGCTCTCGGGAGGTCAGGCGCAGCGGGTCGCGCTGGCGCGGGCGCTGGCGGCGGACCCGAAGCTGCTGCTGCTCGACGAGCCGCTGGCCGCGCTCGACATCGACGCCGCACCCGCGATGCGCGGGCTGCTGCACCGCGTGCTGCGCCGCCAGCAGCGCCCGACCGTGCTGGTCACCCACGACGTCCTCGACGCCGTGGTGCTGGCCGACGAACTGGTCGTGCTGCTCGACGGACGGATCGTCGAGGCGGGGCCGACCAGGCAGGTGCTGTCCCGGCCCAAGGAGGCGTTCACCGCGCGCATCGCCGGGCTCAACCTCCTGCCCGGCGTCGCCGCGGACGGCGGGCTCGAACTGGTGGGCGGCACGACGGCGAGCGTGGCCGTGGAACCCGGCGACGCCGGCGCCGGGGGGCCGGAGGCTCCCGGAGCAGCCGGCCAGGGCGGCGCCACCGTCGCGCTGCACGGCCGGGTCGCCGAGCCGCTGGAGGCAGGCGAGCCCGCGGCGGCGGTGTTCGCGCCGTCGGCGGTCGCCGTGCACCGCGACCGCCCGTACGGCAGCCCGCGCAACACGATCCCGGTCCGCCTCACCGGCCTCGAACCGCGCGGTGACGTGGTGCGGGTGCGAGGCGCGGTGCGGGACTGCCCGCTGGCCGCCGACGTCACACCCGCCGCCGTCGCCGACCTGTCGCTCGTCCCGGGTGACGAGGTCTGGTTCGTGGTCAAGGCCGCAGAGGTGGCAATCCACCCCGTCTCCGGAGGATCATCTGGGTCGTGA